Proteins encoded in a region of the Zea mays cultivar B73 chromosome 4, Zm-B73-REFERENCE-NAM-5.0, whole genome shotgun sequence genome:
- the LOC103653686 gene encoding ASC1-like protein 1, whose product MGLGEAAGRLLAAVDWEREAYPAYDDFLALPVFVLFFPTVRYLLDRFVFEWVARRLINRNGHQSTNNETEEGRKKIRKFKESAWKCVYFLSGELLALSVTYNEPWFTNTRYFWVGPGEQVWPDQKIKLKLKAVYMYAAGFYTYSIFALMFWETRRSDFGVSMSHHVATVVLIVLSYVFRFARVGSIVLAIHDASDVFLEVGKMSKYSHCDWLANVSFLFFVISWVLLRLTYFPFWILRSTSYEVLLTLDKKKHNFDGPIYYYVFNSLLFSLLVLHIYWWVLIYRMLLRQIKTRNVGDDVRSDSEGEDDHED is encoded by the exons ATGGGGCTCGGGGAGGCGGCGGGGCGGCTCCTGGCGGCCGTGGACTGGGAGCGAGAGGCCTACCCGGCGTACGACGACTTCCTCGCGCTCCCCGTCTTCGTCCTTTTCTTCCCCACCGTCCGCTACCTCCTCGACCGCTTCGTCTTCGAG TGGGTTGCAAGGAGGCTTATAAATAGAAATGGACATCAGAGCACTAATaatgaaacagaagaaggaaggaaGAAGATAAGAAAATTCAAGGAATCAGCTTGGAAATGTGTTTATTTCCTGTCTGGAGAGCTTTTAGCTTTGTCGGTTACATATAACGAGCCTTGGTTCACCAATACCAGATATTTTTGGGTAGGACCAGGAGAACAGGTCTGGCCTGATCAAAAGATAAA ATTGAAACTTAAGGCTGTATATATGTATGCTGCTGGATTCTACACATATTCCATATTTGCACTTATGTTTTGGGAAACAAGGCGTTCAGACTTTGGAGTGTCAATGTCACATCATGTTGCTACTGTCGTCCTGATTGTTCTATCTTACGTGTTCAG ATTTGCTAGAGTTGGCTCTATAGTATTGGCAATTCATGATGCAAGTGATGTTTTCCTGGAAGTAGGGAAGATGTCCAAGTACAGTCATTGTGATTGGCTTGCCAATGTTTCGTTTCTGTTTTTTGTTATTTCATGGGTTCTTCTCCGCCTCACTTATTTTCCATTCTGGATTCTGAGAAGTACAAG CTATGAGGTCTTGTTGACTTTGGACAAAAAGAAGCACAATTTTGATGGTCCTATATACTATTATGTGTTCAATTCCCTTCTATTTTCACTACTTGTTCTCCACATATATTGGTGGGTCTTAATATATCGGATGCTTCTGAGACAAATCAAGACAAGAAATGTTGGAGATGATGTTCGATCTG ATTCTGAAGGAGAAGACGACCATGAAGACTGA